AAAAGAGCCTGCCACTGAGCCGGAGAGCTCACAGGAGGATCGTTCAGCCCATTCTGAACCTGAGGAAGAAGAAACCGGACCGGAACAGGAATTCATGCAGACACCTGACCGGGAAAACGAGACTCCTGACGAAAAACAAGATCCCGACGAAAGGCAATGAAAAAACCAAAGGTCAAAATCATGGGGGTTCTCAATGTTACCCCCGACTCCTTTTCCGACGGCGGGAATTTCTCGACCCTTGACAAGGCTCTTGCTCAGGCGGATCGGCTTGTTGATGCGGGAGCAGATATTATTGATATCGGGGGGGAATCAACCCGACCTTTTTCTGAACCTGTTCCGGTAAAAAAGGAAATGCAGAGAGTCATTCCTGTGATTGCCGCCATCAGGAAAAAGCACACTGTTCCCATTTCCATAGATACAACCAAGGCACTGGTTGCGGAAGCAGCCCTTGGATCAGGCGCAGATATCATAAATGATATTTCTGCTCTCAGAAAAGATCCCAATATGATTGCCCTCGTCAGAAAAACGGATGTGCCGGTCATCATCATGCATATGAAGGGGAGTCCCTCAAATATGCAGGTCAAACCGGAATACGATGACGTTATGGCTGAAATTATGACTTTTTTTCAGGAGCGAATAGAAAAGATAACCGCTTGCGGAATAAAAAAAGACAGGCTCATCATCGATCCCGGGATCGGCTTTGGCAAAACCCTCCAACACAATCTGACCCTCCTGAAGGAACTGCACAGATTTTCAGAGTTTGGCCTGCCGGTGCTTCTGGGTCACAGTCGTAAACGTTTTCTTGGAGATATTACAGGGGTTGATTCGGAAGAAAAAAGAGATACGGCAACAGCAGTTGTCTCAGCCCTCTGCAGCAGGAAAAATATTGATATTATCCGGGTGCATAATGTGGCCGCCACCCGTGAGGCTCTCCTGGTGGCTGAAGCTGTCATGGCCGATCCTGCCTGAAGTGATGAAAAATGCGGGCTAACGTTGAACAATTCGATAGTTGAGAAAACTTATAAAACGATACAGGTAAGGAGAACTTCCGGTACCGATACAGACTATATCACCATCGATTAGTTCCGTCACACCACCTTTATCCTCTCCCCGAGAACCACCTCTCCCACCCGTGTTCCGCAGGCACTTCCCCTGTCAACCAGGTAGAATTTTCCGTCCTCACGCAGTTCAATCTGAAAATGTTCACGGGAAATATTCAGCAGATGACCGCGGTCAATAAGGTAAAGATCGTTATTAGGTTTGCTGTTCATATCTTTTTTGGGACGCTCAATAGCCTCCAGGCGACCATTTATTTTTGCAACCCTGGATTCCCTGCCCACCTTGAACGGAAATTCCCTGATAACGATCAGATCTTCGTCAATATGATTCACCGGCACAGCTTCAACTGCGTCCCCGGTGAGTGCCTTCAGTGCACCCTTCGGCAAATATCTTTCCAGAATCTCTTTCTTCTCATCCATAAAGATCCTTCATTTAAAAACGAAACAACCTCACACCTCACACCTCACACCTCACACCTCACACCTCACACCTCACACCTCACACCTCACACCTCACACCTCACACCTCACACCTCACATAAGCATATCTTTTCAGCTGCTGAATATCAAATGAATATCGGGGAAAACCTTGCATTCCCATTCTCCAGAGACTACTATTCGCGAAGTCATCGCACTCATTTTACCAATATTTTATTTGTATTTTCATATAATTATGGACATAACAATCCCGGAAAAACTTTCCATCGCCACAACCCTCAACCTCCCCTCCCACCAGGTAGACAAAACCCTTTCACTCCTTCTG
The DNA window shown above is from Desulfomarina profundi and carries:
- the folP gene encoding dihydropteroate synthase, which produces MKKPKVKIMGVLNVTPDSFSDGGNFSTLDKALAQADRLVDAGADIIDIGGESTRPFSEPVPVKKEMQRVIPVIAAIRKKHTVPISIDTTKALVAEAALGSGADIINDISALRKDPNMIALVRKTDVPVIIMHMKGSPSNMQVKPEYDDVMAEIMTFFQERIEKITACGIKKDRLIIDPGIGFGKTLQHNLTLLKELHRFSEFGLPVLLGHSRKRFLGDITGVDSEEKRDTATAVVSALCSRKNIDIIRVHNVAATREALLVAEAVMADPA
- a CDS encoding FHA domain-containing protein; translation: MDEKKEILERYLPKGALKALTGDAVEAVPVNHIDEDLIVIREFPFKVGRESRVAKINGRLEAIERPKKDMNSKPNNDLYLIDRGHLLNISREHFQIELREDGKFYLVDRGSACGTRVGEVVLGERIKVV